Below is a window of Pochonia chlamydosporia 170 chromosome 7, whole genome shotgun sequence DNA.
CATAATAAAAACCCATACAATGGCACGAATAATCCATTCGGAGTTCCTTCACAACAGGTCGACCTTGTTAGCCAGGCATTTCAAGGTCTTAATGTGTCGACGTCAGACCCGGCTTTCTTCACCCAGACTAATGGAGGACATACGGTGCAAATTCCACAACAACAGTATCAACAGCAGCCATATCAGCAATACATGTCCCCTTCTGCCCCGACAAGTCCACAGAGCTATCAGACGATGAACTTCCAGAGCAGCATGACATACCCGCAGCCGATACCTCAGCCCCAGCAGCCAATGCAGACTGGTTACAACCCATTCTACTCTCAGCCATCAAGCCCGACTCCGATGCAGCAAGGTTTGACGGTGAACACTGCTCCGGGAGGATTCGCAAACAATCCTTTCATGCGATCACCAACGAGAATAGCATCTCCGTCGCTTGGTCAGATACCGGAGCAAGCTCAGTCCAATTTCACACAATCGCCGTTTCTGAGCGCGTCACCACAACCGTTAGCAACGTCAGCAAATCCCTTCTTCACCAGTATGCAACAGCCGCAGCCCCAAGCACAGGCCCAACCCTATGCGGTGCAACACCCTCAGCAACCATATTACCAGCAGCCTCGGCATGACAAAGCATCGATAATGGCGTTGTTCAACCAGCCTGTGCAAGGCATCCCAAAACCTGTGACcacaaatacaaatacagTGACGACAACGCCGAGCATCCCGGAAAACCAGGCCGTATACACACAGTCTGCGCCAGCGTTCCCAGTGACACCCCAGCAGCCCCGAAGCGTGTCGCAGCCGATACCCGGAAACACAAATCCGTATATGAATCAAGCTACGGCCCAGCCGGATCCTTTTACATCAAGCAGGCATATCAGTAGGGAAAGCATGAATCTTGGCATGGATATGGCTTGGACGAATGGACGACACAGCCCAGATGCATTTGCGAGCTTGAGCGCGAGACATGTATAATGGTAATGAGGGAGGGCAAAAAATGAAGGACTAAAGCATTTGAATATAATTCATGTTGAGTGTACATGGATGTGGGCTTGTATGATATAGATAGCAATGTTGTGTAATGAAGATCCATACTGAGTCCGATGTGTGACATTGACAAGATCTTACAAGTGTGCGAATGTGTGTTGCACAAGTGCACTGTCCGGTGGGAAACGGAAAGAAATGATTTGGGCCGAGAGCATTGACGCAGTAGCTAATGATGGCTCATCCGTGAATTGGGTAGGCTCTATTTGCTGTTCTTCGCTGCTGTTCACATAATGttctttcaatgttctcagTCAgacttggtgatggtgtcTCAGCCACACGCCGGATATCGAGTTGACAACCGATTCGtgcccaacaccaacatcgaGACAAGTGCGTACCAGCCTTGCAATCCCAGCCCAAATTAAGACACAATACTGCAACCCATATCCTCCATCTAATTACCAGCACGGTGACGAGCTGAGTTTACTGTATGGTTCACGGCTGCGGCGGGCTTGGCGGAGAAGGCTCACAATTGGcaggttggagatgcaggGATGCACGTGGCTGCAGACAGTATGTGAGGGGTCCAAACGGACTGTACAGGCACAAAGACAGCGAGACCCTTGGGTGATCAACGTGCCTGCCAAAGTGATCAATGGCACGAATGTTGGTGAACACTCCCAGCTCGCCCGCTGAAGACACAGTGCAAAGTAAAAGTCGGAAACAGTTGGGCAGGATTTCTAACGGTCTCGGTGTTGAAGGGCTTGGCAAAAAGACCCCGCCCCGCCCAAACCGGCCGGAAGTTTGAGTGTTGGCTACTGCGGCGCCGCCTGAACATGGCAAAGGGTCGAGGTCTGGGCGTCCAGTCCAGGTCTGTGTCTCAGCTGACTTGTCACCGCTCTCTCCCCGACACCAACCATTTTCgctttttcttcctcccacaTCTCACATCTCAGACATCCGGTTTCACAAACTCGAATAAAATCGACCACAGCTTCGCTTCGCCCAGGCAAAAACGCATCACGCAACGCACTTTAAACCAATCTCGATTAATTTCCCGTCCCACGGACCAAGGCTACCAAATCTTCACCGATTATAAATCGTCGCTCTTGCGCCCACACATCTGTCAGACCCAATTCGCCACTTCAatccaaccaccacacacTCTGCCGACGTCGCCAGCTAGACTGCCCGCGACGACTTCTCAACTCCACCGAAACACATATCAAGACAGCAACCGTGGAACAATAACAATGGCGCTTTTAAGTAACCAGAATTTAAATTGTAGTAGTAATTACGGCGAGGACGTTGTTGCCCGAGTCAACGTCCTTGCCTCCTGCTACATTGTCGACTCTGCCGCCCAGCTTAAGGGCATCCACTACTGCACTACCGGGGTTGCAGGTACGTTTTTATAGTATTCCCATTCCTTCATATGAATGGGTGATTATCTCCATAGGCTTCTTGAAGCCCCGCCAATTGACACCCTGCTAACCAATCTACCAGGGGCGGAGTGGTATTCCTGAGGTCCCTACCTCAGGccttccttctcctccaacaAGCCCCCCCCTCGCCGCGCTGACCTCGTCCAACGAGCTCGCTCTTCTTCCTAAGAATAAGAAGCGTGACAATTCGGGCCGCCGTCGCCCGGAGCGACGAGGGGGGGCAGCACTCATGATCAGGGAAGAATGTGAGAGATTCTTTTGTGAGCCCATGAAGACAGTTTTCCACGGTGAGAGGAACCTGTCGATGAATGGATCCGGCCTGTCAGGTGCTTATTTAcaaacgccgccgccagagGACCGCTTCTCCGACGCCTTCCAGCAGAGCGCCGATATCAAGTCGCATGGATTTGAGATTGATGCTTGGATGGAGGTCTGGGACTATGCTGGCGGTGCGAGCTTCCGCGCCTTTGTGGCAAATGACGGACATGAGAAATCGCTGTTCGTCTTTTTTGACATTGAAGGCGTCATGGGAAGAGATCTCAAGAAAGCGTGAGTCACTGTTCCACTTTTTTCTACACGTCCCTCTCCAGGCTGAACTTGATACTGACTATTCGCCCTAGTCTTATGGCTCTCATCGAGCTTGCCGACGGACCTTTGGACTGCGCACACATTGTCAACTGCGTGGATCGTCGCATGCCCGTTGAGGAGGCACTCGAGCTGACCAAGAGTCTTCAGTGGGTAGGATTCGAAATGACCACTCTGGACCACTGGGCACACCAACTCGATGTCACGAGTAATCGATGGGTATTCATGGGAATGGAGCTCTAGGAGTGATTGCA
It encodes the following:
- a CDS encoding ornithine decarboxylase antizyme (similar to Metarhizium robertsii ARSEF 23 XP_007819232.1), with the protein product MALLSNQNLNCSSNYGEDVVARVNVLASCYIVDSAAQLKGIHYCTTGGRSGIPEVPTSGLPSPPTSPPLAALTSSNELALLPKNKKRDNSGRRRPERRGGAALMIREECERFFCEPMKTVFHGERNLSMNGSGLSGAYLQTPPPEDRFSDAFQQSADIKSHGFEIDAWMEVWDYAGGASFRAFVANDGHEKSLFVFFDIEGVMGRDLKKALMALIELADGPLDCAHIVNCVDRRMPVEEALELTKSLQWVGFEMTTLDHWAHQLDVTSNRWVFMGMEL